In Candidatus Binatia bacterium, one DNA window encodes the following:
- a CDS encoding NfeD family protein: MKAFGLRVWVSAFLLLCGVASLAAGAQTGRPIVVIPIDGTVDDGMAHLVQRSVAEANQENARAIVLDVNSPGGLVEAAFAIRDALFSAQEPVVAYVGARAYSAAALISLSAGRIVMAPGASIGAAEPIPATVKLVSGLRGEFESTAERNHRNPKIAGAMVDKNVDLPQYKRAGAILTLNTDDAVRAGIADATAPTLDAALSQLHLAGAPRLMQTFTWGEQLARFATDPVVSGLLLTLGMLGLLIEMQTLHGIAGLIGIGALGLFFGSHIYAGFSNGFVLALAVLGIVGILWELHVVPGHGLPGILGAGALLVAVLLAFGLPFFFVGIETIATAIVLTVIVFSLALRAMPENAWAHRLALAAAQGPEYVASADHRGLLGRTGTAVSYLRPAGIASIDGRRVDVLTEGEFIAQGTPLRVVRVEGARIFVEPVAS, encoded by the coding sequence ATGAAGGCATTCGGCCTGCGCGTCTGGGTCAGCGCGTTCTTGCTGCTTTGCGGCGTCGCGAGCCTGGCCGCGGGGGCGCAAACGGGGCGTCCGATCGTCGTCATCCCTATCGACGGAACCGTCGACGACGGCATGGCACACCTCGTGCAGCGATCCGTCGCGGAAGCGAATCAGGAGAACGCCCGCGCGATCGTGCTCGACGTCAACAGCCCCGGTGGCCTAGTGGAGGCCGCCTTTGCCATACGCGACGCGCTTTTCTCTGCGCAGGAGCCTGTCGTAGCATACGTCGGCGCGCGGGCATACTCCGCTGCGGCGCTGATTTCGCTGTCGGCCGGCCGCATCGTGATGGCGCCGGGCGCGTCGATCGGCGCGGCGGAGCCGATTCCCGCCACCGTGAAGCTAGTGTCCGGACTGCGCGGCGAGTTTGAGTCTACTGCAGAGCGCAACCATCGCAACCCCAAGATCGCGGGCGCCATGGTCGACAAGAACGTAGACCTGCCGCAATATAAGCGCGCGGGCGCGATCCTGACGCTGAACACCGACGACGCAGTGCGCGCCGGCATCGCCGACGCAACGGCCCCGACGCTCGACGCCGCGCTGTCGCAGCTGCACCTAGCCGGCGCACCGCGCCTCATGCAGACGTTCACTTGGGGCGAGCAGCTCGCGCGGTTCGCGACCGATCCGGTCGTGAGCGGGCTGCTGTTAACGCTGGGCATGCTGGGCCTGCTGATCGAGATGCAGACGCTCCACGGAATCGCCGGCCTGATCGGCATCGGCGCGCTGGGGCTTTTCTTCGGGAGCCACATCTACGCGGGATTCTCGAACGGCTTTGTTTTGGCGCTCGCTGTGCTCGGCATAGTCGGCATTCTATGGGAGCTGCACGTCGTGCCGGGACACGGCTTGCCGGGGATTCTCGGCGCCGGCGCGCTCCTCGTGGCCGTGCTGCTGGCGTTCGGGCTGCCGTTCTTCTTTGTCGGAATCGAGACGATCGCTACGGCCATCGTCCTCACCGTCATCGTGTTCTCGCTCGCCTTGCGCGCGATGCCGGAGAACGCTTGGGCGCACCGGCTGGCCCTGGCCGCCGCGCAGGGCCCCGAATACGTCGCCAGTGCCGATCACAGAGGCCTGCTCGGCCGCACCGGCACCGCGGTGAGCTATCTGCGCCCGGCCGGCATCGCGTCGATAGACGGCCGGCGCGTGGACGTGCTTACCGAGGGTGAATTCATCGCACAGGGAACCCCCCTGCGAGTTGTGCGCGTCGAAGGCGCGCGCATTTTCGTCGAGCCTGTCGCTTCATAG
- a CDS encoding GatB/YqeY domain-containing protein: protein MGTMKDRISSDLKEAMRARDQLRLDTLRSALSGFIYKRTESGKELSDADETDVVRRLVKQRGDSVAEFEKAGRADLAAKERTEREILTAYLPPQRSAADVRAIVQGVLAELPPESRNAGAVMKVVMPQLRGEADGNLVRQIVTEELSS from the coding sequence ATGGGGACCATGAAAGACCGGATATCCTCCGACCTGAAGGAGGCGATGAGGGCGCGCGACCAGCTGCGTCTGGATACGCTGCGCTCCGCGCTGTCGGGCTTCATCTACAAGCGGACCGAGAGCGGCAAGGAGCTCTCGGACGCCGACGAAACCGATGTCGTCCGCCGGCTCGTGAAGCAGCGCGGCGACTCGGTCGCCGAGTTCGAAAAGGCCGGCCGCGCCGACCTGGCGGCGAAAGAGCGCACGGAACGTGAAATTCTTACCGCGTATCTCCCGCCGCAGCGCTCGGCCGCCGACGTGCGCGCGATCGTGCAGGGCGTCTTGGCGGAGCTTCCGCCGGAGTCTCGTAACGCCGGCGCCGTGATGAAGGTGGTCATGCCGCAGCTGCGCGGCGAGGCCGACGGCAACCTGGTCCGCCAGATCGTAACAGAAGAGCTCTCGTCGTAG
- the rpmE gene encoding 50S ribosomal protein L31 has protein sequence MKSKIHPKWYPEARVHCACGNTFVTGSTLPEISVEICAACHPLFTGQQKLVDTAGRVDKFNQRSAAARQKQEEAAARKAAREAKKTAAGL, from the coding sequence GTGAAGAGCAAGATTCATCCCAAGTGGTATCCCGAGGCCCGCGTGCACTGCGCGTGCGGCAACACCTTCGTCACGGGCTCGACCCTGCCCGAGATTTCCGTCGAGATCTGCGCGGCCTGTCATCCGTTGTTCACGGGCCAGCAGAAGCTGGTCGATACGGCCGGACGCGTTGACAAATTCAATCAGCGTTCCGCCGCCGCGCGGCAGAAGCAAGAAGAGGCCGCGGCGCGCAAGGCGGCCCGCGAGGCGAAGAAGACAGCCGCCGGACTTTAG
- a CDS encoding copper amine oxidase N-terminal domain-containing protein, with the protein MKWTLVLSVVEVVLLLGATLASAPRPIAIVINGDTLSLQPPPRIEHGVLFVPVRRTLEALGLSFDRSGNRITTQVGSKTVALVLGSRIAEVDGGRLQLEAPPLEVASVLYAPLRFFTDVLGAQAHFDRKTNAVIIVAQLVGRSANGLISTGNGYQRLGTVAAVDVLSDPPTLTLGFGGGVKTIPIGPNAIVEVEDVNVNVTSPGELGDVRPGDFARVEMRKDGRVERVVDEYGSRNGHIVAIAGNQFVLGDGQVIGAGRTTEISLNGKAASMSDLRPNDQVTVRYNVETNEVREILAGRSAAAASVVPSGGVGITSVESDASRPLRAGDTIHVTLHGTPHGSATFDIGSDVANQAMQERMPSEYVGSYTIPQGANFGDVAVIGRLSSGNSTAEAAASHTVSASSVPPGIADFAPDAGTTVNTSRPAVYASFAADAVGVNPSSVLLWINGRDVTSECVRTAQFVQYLPSYAYPDGPIHVTVRVADEAGNTTTKSWNFWIRTR; encoded by the coding sequence ATGAAATGGACTCTCGTCCTGAGCGTAGTCGAAGTTGTCCTGCTGTTGGGTGCGACGCTTGCGTCGGCGCCGAGGCCGATCGCGATTGTGATCAATGGAGACACGCTGTCGCTTCAGCCGCCGCCGCGGATCGAGCACGGCGTCCTCTTCGTTCCGGTCCGCCGAACGCTCGAAGCGCTCGGACTCTCGTTCGACCGCTCCGGGAATCGCATCACAACGCAGGTGGGATCAAAAACGGTCGCGCTCGTACTCGGGAGCCGCATCGCCGAGGTCGACGGGGGCCGGTTGCAGCTCGAAGCGCCGCCTCTGGAGGTCGCGAGCGTGCTCTATGCGCCGCTGCGCTTCTTCACGGACGTCCTCGGAGCGCAAGCGCACTTTGACCGCAAAACCAATGCGGTCATCATCGTCGCTCAGTTGGTGGGCCGTTCCGCCAACGGACTGATCTCGACCGGAAACGGTTACCAGCGACTCGGCACGGTCGCGGCGGTCGACGTGCTCTCGGATCCGCCGACGCTGACGCTGGGCTTCGGCGGCGGTGTCAAGACGATCCCGATCGGTCCCAACGCGATCGTCGAAGTCGAAGACGTCAACGTCAACGTCACGTCGCCGGGCGAGCTCGGCGACGTTCGCCCCGGCGACTTCGCCCGCGTGGAGATGCGCAAGGACGGCCGCGTCGAGCGCGTCGTGGACGAGTACGGCTCGCGCAACGGCCATATCGTCGCGATCGCCGGAAACCAGTTCGTCTTAGGGGACGGCCAAGTCATCGGGGCCGGCCGCACGACCGAGATCTCGCTCAACGGGAAAGCCGCCTCGATGAGTGACCTGCGGCCGAACGATCAGGTCACCGTGCGCTATAACGTTGAGACGAACGAGGTGCGCGAGATATTGGCGGGCAGAAGTGCGGCGGCTGCCTCCGTCGTCCCAAGCGGCGGCGTGGGCATCACGAGCGTGGAGAGCGACGCGAGCCGTCCTCTTCGCGCGGGTGACACGATTCACGTCACGCTACACGGAACGCCACACGGCTCTGCCACGTTCGACATCGGCTCCGACGTGGCGAACCAGGCGATGCAGGAACGGATGCCCAGCGAATACGTCGGGAGTTACACGATTCCGCAGGGCGCGAACTTCGGCGACGTCGCCGTGATCGGGAGGCTCTCGTCGGGAAACTCGACGGCCGAAGCCGCAGCTTCGCACACCGTCTCCGCGTCGAGCGTTCCGCCCGGAATCGCGGACTTCGCTCCGGACGCCGGGACGACCGTAAACACCAGCCGGCCCGCCGTCTATGCGAGCTTCGCGGCGGACGCGGTCGGCGTGAATCCCTCGAGCGTGCTGCTCTGGATCAACGGGCGCGACGTGACCTCGGAGTGCGTGCGCACGGCGCAGTTCGTGCAGTACCTGCCGTCGTACGCCTATCCCGACGGCCCGATCCACGTGACGGTACGCGTGGCCGACGAGGCGGGAAACACCACGACGAAGTCGTGGAACTTTTGGATTCGGACGCGTTAA
- a CDS encoding CTP synthase, translating to MAKYIFFTGGVVSSLGKGITAASLGRLLKARGHSVSIQKLDPYINVDAGTMNPYQHGEVFVTEDGAETDLDLGHYERFIDENLQRANNVTTGQIYNSVIEKERRGEYLGATVQVIPHITNEIKAHIKRVAEASHAEVCIVEVGGTVGDIEGLPFLEAIRQMRYDVGDENVMYVHLTLVPHLGAADELKTKPTQHSVRELRGIGISPDAIVCRTQSALPMPLELKEKIALFCDVPPSAVVQNIDARTIYQVPLNLEAEGLAQAAVRKLNLPAAVPRLDDWVGIAERLLHPRRHVTIALVGKYVELKDAYISINEALHHAGIFHHAAVEVKRVDSEWVENEGLDVLRGAHGVVVAPGFGARGVKGKLRAIEYVRERKIPFLGICYGMQLACVEFARNVCELPEAMTSEVDETSADPVIDFMPDQRNLEMYGGTMRLGTYACTLEEGSQAARAYGTLEISERHRHRYEFNNRYRPIFEEHGMRFTGHHTIDKTRLVEVVELPLEMHPWFVATQAHPEFKSRPNRPAPLYRDFIGAALAHEERIDGRAGIAEASWTQA from the coding sequence ATGGCGAAGTATATCTTCTTCACTGGGGGCGTTGTGAGTTCGCTCGGCAAGGGCATTACCGCCGCCTCCCTCGGACGGCTCCTCAAGGCGCGCGGGCACAGCGTTTCGATCCAAAAGCTCGATCCGTACATTAACGTCGATGCGGGGACGATGAACCCGTATCAGCACGGCGAGGTTTTCGTTACGGAGGACGGGGCGGAGACCGACCTGGATCTCGGGCACTACGAGCGCTTCATCGACGAGAACCTGCAGCGCGCGAACAACGTCACGACGGGCCAGATCTACAACTCGGTGATCGAGAAGGAGCGGCGCGGCGAATATCTCGGCGCGACGGTCCAGGTGATTCCGCACATCACGAACGAGATCAAGGCGCACATCAAGCGCGTCGCCGAGGCGAGCCACGCGGAGGTCTGCATCGTCGAGGTGGGCGGTACGGTCGGCGACATCGAGGGCCTGCCGTTCCTAGAAGCGATCCGCCAGATGCGCTACGACGTGGGCGACGAGAACGTCATGTACGTACATCTCACGCTGGTGCCGCATCTAGGCGCCGCGGACGAGCTGAAGACGAAGCCGACGCAGCACTCGGTCCGCGAGTTGCGCGGGATCGGAATCTCGCCGGACGCGATTGTGTGCCGCACGCAGTCGGCGCTGCCGATGCCGCTCGAGCTGAAGGAGAAGATCGCGCTCTTCTGCGACGTGCCGCCGAGCGCCGTCGTCCAGAACATCGACGCGCGAACGATCTATCAGGTGCCGCTCAACCTAGAGGCCGAGGGTCTCGCGCAGGCTGCGGTTCGCAAGCTGAACCTCCCAGCCGCCGTCCCACGGCTAGACGACTGGGTCGGGATCGCGGAGCGCCTGCTACACCCGCGCCGGCACGTGACGATCGCGCTGGTCGGCAAGTACGTCGAACTGAAGGACGCGTACATCTCGATAAACGAGGCGCTCCACCACGCCGGGATCTTCCACCACGCGGCGGTGGAGGTCAAGCGCGTGGATTCGGAATGGGTCGAGAACGAAGGGCTCGACGTGCTGCGCGGCGCGCACGGCGTCGTCGTCGCGCCCGGGTTCGGCGCGCGCGGCGTCAAGGGCAAGCTGCGCGCCATCGAATACGTGCGCGAGCGCAAGATACCGTTTTTGGGCATCTGTTACGGCATGCAGCTCGCCTGCGTGGAGTTCGCGCGCAACGTCTGCGAGCTGCCCGAGGCCATGACGAGCGAGGTCGACGAAACGAGCGCCGACCCGGTGATCGACTTCATGCCGGACCAGCGCAACCTCGAGATGTACGGCGGGACGATGCGCCTTGGCACGTACGCGTGCACGCTCGAAGAGGGAAGCCAAGCCGCGCGTGCCTATGGCACGCTCGAGATCAGCGAGCGCCATCGCCACCGTTACGAATTCAACAATCGCTACCGCCCGATCTTCGAAGAGCACGGCATGCGCTTCACGGGGCACCACACGATCGACAAGACGCGTCTCGTCGAGGTCGTCGAGCTCCCGTTGGAGATGCATCCATGGTTCGTGGCCACGCAAGCCCACCCCGAGTTCAAGTCGCGCCCGAACCGGCCGGCGCCGCTCTATAGGGACTTCATCGGCGCGGCGCTCGCGCACGAGGAGCGCATCGACGGCCGCGCGGGGATCGCCGAGGCGTCCTGGACCCAAGCCTAG
- the prfA gene encoding peptide chain release factor 1: MNDALTARLDSMARRFDEIEVQLANLGGTFDQSRYTALVKERAQLEALVETYRRLSQTHAQIAANDSLARESDGELRQLAEEENEVLRERATELEGELTRLMMPRDPNDSRDVFVEIRAGTGGDEAAIFAGDLARMYMRFAETTGMKTELVSESPSDAGGYKEIVFAVKGDEPYRFLKHESGVHRVQRVPATEAQGRIHTSTATVAVLPQIEDDVEVAIKPSELQIDTYKASGAGGQYVNKTESAIRITHVPTGIVVASQQERSQQQNREKAMQMLRATIYDRKRREQEDAVVEMRRSQVGTGERSEKIRTYNFPQDRVTDHRINRSFGNLRGIMDGNLASIADELIADERARLMAGEAAV, encoded by the coding sequence TTGAACGACGCGTTGACGGCGCGTCTCGATTCGATGGCCCGGCGCTTCGACGAAATCGAGGTGCAGCTGGCCAATCTCGGCGGCACCTTCGATCAATCCCGGTACACCGCGCTCGTCAAGGAGCGCGCGCAGCTCGAAGCCCTCGTAGAGACGTATCGCCGGCTCTCGCAGACGCACGCCCAAATAGCCGCGAACGATTCGCTCGCGCGCGAAAGTGACGGCGAGCTGCGTCAGCTCGCGGAAGAAGAGAACGAGGTCTTGCGCGAGCGCGCCACGGAGCTCGAAGGCGAGCTCACGCGGCTGATGATGCCGCGCGATCCGAACGATTCGCGGGACGTGTTCGTGGAGATCCGCGCCGGCACCGGCGGCGACGAGGCCGCGATCTTCGCGGGCGACCTGGCGCGGATGTACATGCGCTTCGCCGAGACCACCGGCATGAAGACCGAACTCGTGTCGGAGAGCCCCAGCGACGCCGGCGGCTACAAGGAGATCGTCTTCGCCGTCAAGGGCGACGAGCCGTACCGCTTCCTCAAGCATGAGTCCGGCGTGCATCGCGTGCAGCGCGTGCCGGCCACCGAGGCGCAGGGCCGCATCCACACGAGCACCGCCACCGTGGCGGTGCTGCCGCAGATCGAGGACGACGTCGAGGTCGCGATCAAGCCCTCGGAGCTCCAGATCGACACCTATAAAGCATCCGGCGCGGGCGGCCAATACGTCAACAAGACGGAGTCCGCGATCCGCATCACGCACGTGCCGACGGGCATCGTCGTCGCGTCGCAGCAGGAACGTTCGCAGCAGCAGAATCGCGAGAAGGCGATGCAGATGCTGCGCGCCACGATCTACGACCGCAAACGGCGCGAACAAGAAGACGCCGTAGTCGAGATGCGCCGCTCCCAGGTCGGCACCGGCGAGCGCTCCGAGAAGATCCGTACGTACAACTTCCCTCAAGACCGCGTCACCGATCACCGGATCAACCGTAGTTTCGGAAACCTTCGCGGAATCATGGACGGAAATCTGGCGTCGATTGCCGACGAACTGATCGCTGACGAGCGGGCGCGCCTCATGGCCGGTGAGGCTGCCGTTTGA
- the rpsU gene encoding 30S ribosomal protein S21 yields the protein MEVRIAPGETIESALRRFKKATQKAGILAEARKHEHYEKPSVRRKKKSAAARKRRA from the coding sequence ATGGAAGTTCGCATCGCTCCGGGAGAGACGATCGAGAGCGCTTTGCGTCGCTTCAAGAAGGCCACCCAAAAGGCTGGGATTCTAGCCGAGGCTCGCAAACACGAGCACTACGAGAAGCCGAGCGTCCGCCGCAAGAAGAAGTCGGCCGCAGCGCGCAAGCGCCGCGCATAA
- the prmC gene encoding peptide chain release factor N(5)-glutamine methyltransferase: MPQADATSPPRGRLLGASGASAGPCSVGNALRRGISVLSESTGSARADALILLAHVLGRSREWIVAHDDARLSEGDLALFTDLCARRRQGEPVAYITGSACFYGREFIVDESVLVPRPETEHLVDEAVAFLRGLGTAGRVLDVGTGSGAIACTIAAETNAVVDATDVSPEAVALAARNAERLAIGGRCRFLCGDLAAPVKGERYDVVVANLPYVPTADLPAGPDSTSFEPRVALDGGPDGLTVYRALLRGIADHVTAKAMVLLEAAPPTIERLIELTQNSLRNSTVTIGNDYAGLARYVKGTLK; encoded by the coding sequence ATGCCTCAGGCCGACGCTACATCTCCCCCGCGCGGCCGTTTGCTCGGCGCATCCGGCGCCTCCGCCGGACCGTGCAGTGTTGGGAACGCGCTGCGGCGCGGGATCTCAGTTCTTTCGGAATCGACTGGGTCGGCGCGGGCGGATGCGCTGATTTTGCTGGCTCATGTGCTTGGCCGGTCGCGGGAATGGATCGTTGCGCATGATGATGCGCGACTTTCCGAGGGGGACCTTGCCCTCTTCACTGATTTATGCGCGAGACGACGCCAGGGCGAGCCGGTGGCGTACATCACCGGGAGTGCATGCTTTTACGGTCGCGAATTTATCGTGGACGAATCCGTTTTGGTTCCGAGGCCCGAGACGGAGCATCTCGTGGACGAGGCCGTCGCCTTTCTTCGAGGTCTAGGCACCGCGGGTCGCGTGCTCGATGTCGGAACCGGCAGCGGCGCCATTGCATGCACGATCGCCGCGGAAACCAACGCGGTCGTCGACGCGACCGATGTGTCGCCCGAGGCCGTCGCACTTGCGGCGCGCAACGCGGAGCGGCTGGCCATCGGGGGGCGCTGCCGTTTCTTGTGCGGCGACCTGGCGGCGCCGGTAAAGGGCGAGCGGTACGACGTCGTCGTCGCCAACCTGCCGTACGTTCCGACGGCGGATCTCCCGGCGGGGCCCGATTCGACCTCGTTCGAGCCGCGCGTCGCGCTCGACGGCGGCCCCGACGGCCTAACCGTTTATCGCGCTCTGCTACGGGGTATTGCAGACCACGTCACCGCCAAGGCCATGGTTCTCTTGGAAGCCGCACCTCCGACAATCGAGCGTTTGATCGAACTCACCCAAAACTCGCTTCGCAACTCCACCGTGACTATCGGCAACGATTACGCCGGCCTCGCGCGCTACGTGAAAGGAACGCTGAAATGA
- a CDS encoding glycosyltransferase family 1 protein, which translates to MRLARVGLDARLTRQMSLGMKAYTRELVARLPQVAPEYSYVPFSEGGNFGWSEQVRLPSAIRRARVELVHFLSQYVPLLLPPCFVITIHDLIHLRFPHYFKAKVGPYYRAVVRRACAHAERVITDDARTIDDLAEFLGVDRAKVRVIPLGVAESFLEPVQPFAGERPFVLYVGNHREHKDLATLFDAWSALAERWNVDLYVTGPDDFGGELQRRSTPARAIVALGDVPAERLASYYAGARALVQPALREGFGLPMLEAMAVGCPVIACSDAVPGPLEEAAQSFAARNSGALRLELERLLADEGLRARAINSGREVARRLSWDRCARATADVYREVLEQR; encoded by the coding sequence ATGAGGCTCGCGCGCGTCGGACTCGATGCGCGCCTGACGCGCCAGATGTCGCTCGGAATGAAAGCCTACACACGCGAGCTCGTCGCGCGCCTGCCGCAGGTCGCTCCGGAATATTCCTACGTCCCGTTTTCGGAAGGCGGCAACTTCGGGTGGAGCGAGCAGGTGCGGCTTCCGTCGGCGATCCGGCGCGCGCGGGTCGAGCTCGTGCACTTCCTCTCGCAATACGTTCCGCTGTTGCTGCCGCCGTGCTTCGTCATCACGATCCACGACCTAATCCATCTGCGTTTTCCCCACTACTTCAAGGCGAAAGTCGGGCCGTACTATCGGGCCGTCGTACGGCGCGCGTGCGCGCACGCCGAGCGCGTCATTACGGACGACGCGCGCACCATCGACGACCTCGCGGAGTTCTTGGGCGTCGACCGCGCGAAGGTTCGCGTCATACCGCTCGGCGTCGCGGAGAGTTTTCTGGAACCGGTACAGCCCTTCGCGGGAGAGCGCCCGTTCGTGCTCTACGTCGGCAATCACCGGGAGCACAAGGATCTCGCGACGCTTTTCGACGCGTGGTCGGCCCTGGCCGAGCGTTGGAACGTGGACCTTTACGTCACCGGGCCCGATGATTTCGGCGGGGAGCTGCAGCGGCGCAGCACGCCCGCGCGCGCGATCGTCGCGTTGGGCGACGTGCCGGCGGAGCGCCTTGCGAGCTATTACGCGGGCGCGCGGGCCCTCGTCCAGCCGGCGCTGCGCGAGGGCTTCGGGCTGCCGATGCTGGAGGCGATGGCCGTGGGCTGCCCCGTGATCGCGTGCAGCGACGCCGTGCCGGGCCCGCTCGAGGAGGCAGCGCAGTCGTTTGCGGCACGGAACTCCGGCGCGCTGCGGCTGGAGCTGGAAAGGTTGCTGGCTGACGAGGGGCTGCGCGCGCGCGCAATCAACTCAGGACGAGAGGTGGCGCGGCGGCTGAGTTGGGACCGTTGCGCGCGCGCTACCGCCGACGTCTATCGCGAGGTTTTGGAGCAACGATGA
- a CDS encoding histidine triad nucleotide-binding protein: MTDCIFCKVAAGELPAKIVHRDDLVVAIEDLNPQAPTHLLVMPMRHHANVSEVTTLDRALAARLLEVASKLGAERGGDAGFRLVINTGRNGGQTVDHAHVHVLAGRRMEWPPG, from the coding sequence GTGACGGACTGCATCTTCTGCAAGGTCGCAGCCGGCGAGTTGCCGGCGAAGATCGTGCATCGCGACGATCTGGTCGTCGCGATCGAGGATCTCAATCCGCAGGCGCCGACGCATCTGCTGGTGATGCCGATGCGACATCACGCGAACGTGAGCGAGGTCACGACGCTCGATCGCGCGCTCGCCGCGCGGTTGCTCGAGGTCGCTTCGAAACTCGGCGCAGAGCGCGGCGGCGACGCGGGATTTCGCCTCGTGATCAACACGGGCCGCAATGGGGGACAGACCGTAGACCACGCGCACGTTCACGTGCTGGCCGGGCGGCGCATGGAGTGGCCGCCCGGCTGA
- a CDS encoding DUF899 family protein, protein MTDSSLLMPGADEAYRASRERLRAAEIDLRDRIEAVAAMRRTLPPGPVVPDYTFVENGNRVHLSELFAGDKPYLIVYHLMYWSDEDDFCPMCSLWLDGFNGIVPHVTQRANFVVASRAPFETLRAWGTRRGWDRLRLLSDDGSAFARDIDAEDAEGNPDSTVTVFAKDGDTIRHVYTAHPMLEDRERGIDLLSPIWHLFDLMPSGRADWYPTNAAFEASLRVPAPHT, encoded by the coding sequence ATGACCGATTCGAGCCTTCTGATGCCCGGCGCCGACGAGGCCTATCGCGCGTCGCGCGAGCGCTTGCGCGCCGCGGAAATCGATCTGCGCGATCGGATCGAAGCCGTTGCAGCCATGCGACGCACTTTGCCGCCCGGTCCGGTCGTGCCTGACTACACGTTCGTCGAGAACGGTAATCGCGTTCACCTGTCCGAGCTGTTCGCCGGCGACAAGCCTTACTTGATCGTCTACCACCTCATGTACTGGTCCGACGAGGACGACTTCTGTCCGATGTGCTCGCTCTGGCTCGACGGCTTCAACGGAATCGTGCCGCACGTCACCCAACGCGCGAACTTCGTCGTCGCTTCCCGAGCGCCGTTCGAAACGCTCCGCGCCTGGGGTACGCGCCGCGGCTGGGATCGGCTGCGTCTGCTCTCCGACGATGGCTCCGCGTTCGCGCGCGACATCGACGCCGAAGATGCCGAGGGCAATCCGGACTCAACCGTCACTGTCTTCGCGAAAGACGGCGACACGATACGCCACGTCTATACCGCACATCCGATGCTCGAGGACCGCGAACGCGGAATCGATTTACTGAGTCCGATTTGGCATCTCTTCGACCTCATGCCATCCGGCCGCGCCGACTGGTACCCGACCAACGCCGCCTTCGAAGCCTCCCTGAGAGTGCCCGCACCCCACACATGA
- a CDS encoding glycosyltransferase family 2 protein, which produces MDPSLVTAVVLTRDEERNLPRALTSLPRGVKLLVLDACSDDHTVQFARAAGATVVQRDWTDFVDARRFALAQVETPWALMLDADEALDDVLRDAIVAAPAECDGYRVKRTTYFCGKPMSIWRDEPLLRLFRTDRVTLNAHPAAADFAPVHEAWSSDGDLGDLPGTLLHYSYPDVATYRRKYDLYTGLEAHDIHGAAFAFVAACAAAVPRLAWLLVGRGALFDGPRGWYVAYRSAVYPAVAARKALLR; this is translated from the coding sequence CTGGACCCAAGCCTAGTCACCGCCGTCGTCCTCACGCGCGACGAGGAGCGCAATCTGCCGCGCGCGCTCACGAGTCTGCCGCGCGGCGTGAAACTCCTCGTGCTCGACGCGTGCTCCGACGATCACACGGTGCAGTTTGCTCGCGCGGCGGGCGCGACGGTGGTGCAGCGCGATTGGACGGATTTCGTCGATGCACGCCGATTCGCGCTCGCGCAGGTGGAGACGCCCTGGGCGCTGATGCTGGACGCCGACGAGGCGCTCGACGACGTTCTGCGCGACGCGATCGTCGCGGCGCCGGCCGAATGCGACGGCTACCGCGTGAAGCGCACGACCTACTTCTGCGGCAAGCCGATGAGCATTTGGCGCGACGAGCCGCTGCTGCGTCTGTTCCGCACGGATCGCGTCACGCTCAACGCGCACCCCGCGGCCGCCGATTTCGCGCCGGTCCACGAGGCCTGGTCGTCCGACGGCGACCTCGGCGACCTCCCCGGGACGCTGCTGCACTACTCGTATCCCGATGTGGCAACGTACCGCCGGAAGTACGATCTCTACACGGGACTCGAGGCGCACGATATACACGGTGCCGCGTTCGCCTTCGTCGCCGCGTGCGCGGCGGCCGTCCCGCGCCTGGCCTGGCTCCTCGTCGGGCGCGGCGCGCTGTTCGACGGTCCGCGCGGCTGGTACGTCGCGTATCGCTCCGCCGTCTACCCGGCGGTCGCCGCGCGGAAAGCGCTGCTGCGATGA